Genomic window (Wenzhouxiangella marina):
TTCGAACAGAACACCGTGGCCTTTCTAGAGCGCGTGCGCCAGGGCTATCTGGAGCAGGCGCGGAAACATCCGGAGCGCTACCTGGTGATCGACGCCTCACAGCCGCTCGAACAGGTCACCCAGGCGATCAGGCAGGGCCTGGCGGAGCGCCTGTCGTGAACCTGCCCTGGATCACACCCTTGCAAGAGGCCCTGAACGAGCGCCTTGACCACGATCGGCTCGGTCACGCGCCGTTGATCCAGGGCCCGGCCGGAGTCGGCAAACGCCGGTTGGCTCGCTGGTTGGTCCATCGACTGCTCTGCCTGCAGCCGGCCGATGGCCAGCCCTGCGGCCAATGTCGGGCCTGCGAACTGCTCGACAAGGGCACTCATCCCGATCATTTCCAGGTCCGGATTCCCGAAGACAAGAAGGAAATTCCCGTTGATAGCGTGCGCGCCTTCAATGCCCAGCTGCAGTTGACCGGAAGCATCAGTGAACGCCGAGTCGGGCTGATCGAGCCTGCCGAAGCGATGAACACCAACGCTGCCAACGCCCTGCTGAAGACCCTCGAGGAGCCGGCTGCGAACGCCTGGCTCGTGCTGGTCAGTGACCGCCCCGGACGCCTCCCGGCCACGATCCGCAGTCGCTGCCAGCCGATCTCGGTGCGCCCTCCCGATCATGACATCGCGCTGCAATGGCTGGAAGGCAGCGGCCCGGCAGTCGACTCCAGCCGTCGCCTGCAGGCCCTCACCCTGGCCGGGGGCGCGCCTCTGGCGGCGGTTCGACTGCTCGAGGCGGGCGGCCTGGACTTCGGGTTCCAGATCCGCTCGTCCCTGCTGGCGCTGGCACAGGGGCAGGGCGTCGATCAGGTCCTCAGCGAGGAATGGACGCAGGAGGCGCGCAGCACCTGGCAATGGCTGGCCCTGTGGACCGAGCGTGCCACTAAGCAGCGCATGATGGCCGGCGGCGATGAGGCTCTGGACATGCCGATCGGAACGGCGCCGCCGGCCACGGCCATGGCTGAACTCTGGCAGCAGGCGCTGGAGGGCGCCGCATTGTCGGCGACGAGTGCGCGTCAGGATCTACTGCTCGGCAAATGGCTGCTAGAATGGAAATCCGTCTGTCAGCAGGGAAGATGAGCGATGGCACAGAAAGGCATCCTCTCCTACAGCATCGAGAACAAGCAGGATCTCTATGCAGCCTACATGCCGTTCCTTACCAACGGCGGCTTGTTCGTGCCCACCAAGAAGTCCTTCAAGCTCGGTGACGAGGTGCTGATTCTGCTGAGCCTGCTCGGCGAGGAGCGGATCGCGATTCCTGGCCAGGTCGCGTGGATCACGCCCCTGGGATCGCAGCACAGCATCAGCCCGGGCGTGGGCGTGCACTTCGCCGACAGCCCGGAAGGCACCCAGGCAAGAAACACCATCAGCTCTCTGCTCGCCGGCATGCTCGAAAGCGACAAGCCGACGCGAACCATCTGAGCAGGCCAGCCGTCGGGCCGTGACCGCCCGAGCCATCATCCATGTCGACATGGATGCCTTCTACGCCAGCGTCGAACAGAACGACCACCCCGAGCTTCGCGGACGTCCGGTCATGGTCGGCGGAGGCAGTGCGCGGGGCGTGGTAGCGGCAGCAAGCTACGAGGCCAGACAGTTCGGTGTGCGTTCGGCCATGCCCGGTCGGACGGCCCGCCGCCTCTGCCCGAACGGTGTCTTCGTCAAGGCCCGCTTCGATCGATATCGCGAGGTATCGGCACAGGTGTTCACGATCTTTCGATCACACAGCGAGCTGGTCGAAGGCCTGAGCCTCGACGAGGCCTATCTCGACGTGAGCGAAGCGGTTCGCGCCGGCGACGACCTGCTCGCCATCGGGCGCGAGATCAAGCTCGAGATCGCCCGCCAGACCGGCTTGAGCGCCTCGGTGGGGATGGCCCACAACAAACTGCTGGCCAAGCTGGCTTCCGATTACGACAAACCCGACGGTTTCGTCCACGTCCCTCCCGATCAGGTCCGACGCTTTCTCGATCCCTTGCCGGTGCGTCGACTCTGGGGCATCGGGCCAAGAACCGCGGAACGCCTGCACGATGCCGGTATCTACACGGCCGGGCAGTTGCGACGAACGGCGGCGGACGTGCTCACCGAGCTCTTCGGCCCCTCCGGTCCCGATCTGGCCAGGCGTGCCAGCGGCGAAGACGACCGCCCGGTCAAGGCATCGAGAGCGCGCCGTTCGATCAGTCAGGAAAGCACCTTCAGCGAAGACCAGACCTCGCTCGAGGCCTTGCGAGCGGTGATGGATCAGCAGGCGGCGCAGGTCGCCAGGAGCTTGCAGGACAAGGGGTTGCACGCCCGAACGGTCATCCTGAAACTGCGCTCGAGCAGCTTCTCGACCCTGACACGCTCACAGACCCTGGCGGGCTACACGCGCGATTCCAGACTCATTGCGGACACGGCCTGGAGTCTGCTCCAGGCCTGGGCGGATTGGCACCCGAGCTTTGCGGTTCGTCTGATCGGCGTGGGGGTGTCGGGGCTGGTCAGCCAGCCCGACGAAGCGAGCTGGCTGACCGCAGAGCAGCCTGGAGGGTAGAACTCAGTCGCTGGAGCTACGGGGATCCCCGTACTGATCACGCAGCTCGCGCCGCAGGATCTTGCCGACGTTGGTCTTCGGCAGTTCATCGACGAATTCGACGTACTTCGGCACCTTGTA
Coding sequences:
- a CDS encoding PilZ domain-containing protein, with the protein product MAQKGILSYSIENKQDLYAAYMPFLTNGGLFVPTKKSFKLGDEVLILLSLLGEERIAIPGQVAWITPLGSQHSISPGVGVHFADSPEGTQARNTISSLLAGMLESDKPTRTI
- a CDS encoding DNA polymerase IV, encoding MTARAIIHVDMDAFYASVEQNDHPELRGRPVMVGGGSARGVVAAASYEARQFGVRSAMPGRTARRLCPNGVFVKARFDRYREVSAQVFTIFRSHSELVEGLSLDEAYLDVSEAVRAGDDLLAIGREIKLEIARQTGLSASVGMAHNKLLAKLASDYDKPDGFVHVPPDQVRRFLDPLPVRRLWGIGPRTAERLHDAGIYTAGQLRRTAADVLTELFGPSGPDLARRASGEDDRPVKASRARRSISQESTFSEDQTSLEALRAVMDQQAAQVARSLQDKGLHARTVILKLRSSSFSTLTRSQTLAGYTRDSRLIADTAWSLLQAWADWHPSFAVRLIGVGVSGLVSQPDEASWLTAEQPGG
- the holB gene encoding DNA polymerase III subunit delta', whose amino-acid sequence is MNLPWITPLQEALNERLDHDRLGHAPLIQGPAGVGKRRLARWLVHRLLCLQPADGQPCGQCRACELLDKGTHPDHFQVRIPEDKKEIPVDSVRAFNAQLQLTGSISERRVGLIEPAEAMNTNAANALLKTLEEPAANAWLVLVSDRPGRLPATIRSRCQPISVRPPDHDIALQWLEGSGPAVDSSRRLQALTLAGGAPLAAVRLLEAGGLDFGFQIRSSLLALAQGQGVDQVLSEEWTQEARSTWQWLALWTERATKQRMMAGGDEALDMPIGTAPPATAMAELWQQALEGAALSATSARQDLLLGKWLLEWKSVCQQGR